One Tripterygium wilfordii isolate XIE 37 chromosome 10, ASM1340144v1, whole genome shotgun sequence DNA segment encodes these proteins:
- the LOC120007340 gene encoding uncharacterized protein LOC120007340, whose amino-acid sequence MFRRTCFGMFLDVGHMNFSGQLVHQALLRQVVNSGKEESGVILFRFKFAGKRATFSIAEFALITGLLCGDVPPLSSLIDTSVHRIRDLYFGGNKSIGRNKLDEVFMSCDPEPGKEEDVLKLALVYFLESVLLPRERSRNIDIQWLQLVDNVNVFNKYPWGSVSYARTAKSLASVMVGRAENFKKRSTKMEKYSIYGFPLVLQIWLYEAVPRIGMSYANVRKENRFPRILNWSSTATPESNAIVSNIFDMKKLEVHDTLVPTDLELEQKYLSSIGSPKLKETTNVVGSSKTKKKSSKKKSNVADEGNVAVDAFENLFGDEDNNRHNPEIEWEDDPMGRVIEKLFGMEKLLIEQKKINRLLRNEVTTYFDAFFQSVEDNMKTVVEFRIGTNMEVDDEVLSDEIEPQNKGLENKENDTKEEEDKVEENEEKVENEEKEDDVVQVKENKEKEPEPEPEPEPEQKQEQEQEQEEVEEEKVEKEEVGVQENEKKEEKDENEEVIVGRNDAELPSMELEAVDELLELSKHRFTPEKINKDSEGVEEIRESQFPTATPGGTRKYTRNKNKRAKRPGPQTKTPFTSPSFKRRKLMVENETVNPLTDAPILQLKRAYPKEWARDLLAFMKDNTLESKLISWEPCQVDKNWFVDAIRPETWLSDKHLDVAMYHIRRRIANNPEVFKKKSAVLDSFFFVSIFPTS is encoded by the exons ATGTTTAGGAGAACATGCTTTGGCATGTTTCTGGATGTGGGGCACATGAATTTCTCTGGCCAGTTGGTACATCAAGCTCTACTACGACAAGTTGTAAACTCTGGTAAAGAAGAATCTGGTGTGATATTATTCAGGTTCAAATTTGCTGGAAAGAGGGCAACATTTTCTATTGCTGAATTTGCTCTTATCACTGGTTTGTTATGTGGTGATGTCCCTCCCCTGTCTAGCTTGATTGACACTTCTGTGCATAGGATTAGGGACTTGTATTTTGGTGGAAATAAGAGCATTGGTAGAAATAAGTTAGATGAAGTTTTCATGAGTTGTGATCCTGAACCTGGAAAGGAAGAAGATGTGTTGAAGCTAGCTCTGGTATATTTTTTGGAGTCTGTTTTACTGCCTAGGGAGCGTAGTAGGAACATAGATATTCAGTGGTTGCAATTGGTTGATAATGTTAATGTGTTTAATAAGTATCCATGGGGATCTGTGAGCTACGCACGTACTGCAAAGTCTCTTGCATCTGTCATGGTAGGTCGtgctgaaaattttaaaaaaagatcgaCAAAGATGGAAAAGTACAGCATATATGGATTCCCGCTAGTACTTCAG ATATGGCTTTATGAAGCGGTGCCGCGCATCGGTATGTCTTATGCAAATGTGAGAAAAGAAAACCGGTTTCCCCGAATATTGAACTGGAGCAGCACTGCCACTCCAGAATCTAATGCTATTGTCTCcaatatttttgatatgaaaaag CTAGAAGTGCATGATACGCTTGTCCCTACTGATTTAGAGTTAGAGCAGAAATATTTGAGTAGTATTGGGAGCCCCAAGTTAAAGGAGACGACCAATGTTGTGGGGAGCTccaagacaaagaagaagagctcaaagaagaagagcaatgTAGCGGATGAGGGCAATGTTGCGGTGGATGCGTTTGAGAATTTGTTTGGAGATGAGGACAATAATCGCCACAACCCTGAGATTGAGTGGGAGGATGATCCAATGGGAAGA GTTATTGAGAAGTTATTTGGGATGGAGAAGTTGTTGATTGagcagaaaaaaataaataggttGTTGAGGAATGAGGTTACAActtattttgatgcatttttcCAGTCTGTGGAGGATAATATGAAGACAGTAGTGGAATTTAGAATAGGAACTAACATGGAGGTGGATGATGAGGTTCTAAGTGATGAGATTGAACCTCAAAACAAGGGGTTGGAGAATAAGGAGAATGAtacgaaggaggaggaggataaggtggaggaaaatgaggaaaagGTGGAGAATGAGGAGAAGGAGGATGATGTAGTTCAAGTAAAAGAGAATAAGGAGAAGGAGCCGGAGCCGGAGCCGGAGCCGGAGCCGGAGCAgaagcaggagcaggagcaggagcaggaggaggtggaggaggagaaggtggAGAAGGAAGAAGTTGGAGTTCAA GAGAATGAGAAGAAGGAGGAAAAGGATGAGAATGAGGAGGTTATAGTTGGAAGAAATGATGCGGAGTTGCCAAGTATGGAGCTGGAAGCTGTGGATGAACTATTAGAGCTTTCAAAGCATCGGTTTACACCAGAGAAGATAAACAAGGACTCTGAAGGAGTGGAGGAGATTAGAGAGTCTCAGTTTCCCACGGCTACACCAGGTGGGACACGCAAGTATACCAGAAATAAGAATAAGCGTGCGAAGAGGCCTGGACCACAAACAAAAACACCATTTACCTCCCCCAGCTTCAAGAGGAGGAAACTTATGGTGGAAAATGAGACAGTTAATCCATTGACAGACGCTCCAATATTACAGTTGAAGCGAGCGTATCCAAAGGAATGGGCACGcgatttacttgcttttatgaaAGACAATACACTTGAAAGTAAGTTGATAAGTTGGGAGCCATGTCAAGTAGACAAGAATTGGTTTGTGGATGCCATCAGACCAGAAACCTGGTTATCGGACAAG CACCTTGATGTGGCAATGTACCATATTCGTAGAAGGATTGCCAATAACCCTGAAGTTTTTAAGAAGAAGTCTGCAGTGCTCGACAGTTTTTTCTTTGTAAGTATATTTCCAACTAGTTAG
- the LOC120006833 gene encoding uncharacterized protein LOC120006833, giving the protein MAVGIKTMAIVVAALGIKSFVHGILAENKKPASGEPNVFHGFVICEYSSDPAVYFGFISFAFLVASTTTGLYSVFYPYKGKSVPLNALVQNATWVVFFLVALCVSCFAGAMLLWATITELLHLTHKVHHNMNTDCPTAKTGLFGGAAFMALNASLFWLISLMLTDNTRDDYFDDDLPEISKGIDGKVYTVDSNEKQQIKVQECP; this is encoded by the exons ATGGCTGTTGGTATTAAAACTATGGCAATCGTAGTTGCAGCACTTGGTATCAAATCCTTCGTCCATGGAATTCTTGCTGAAAACAAAaag CCTGCTTCAGGGGAGCCAAATGTTTTCCACGGATTTGTTATCTGCGAGTACTCTTCAGACCCAGCAGTCTATTTCGGGTTCATATCATTTGCATTTCTCGTTGCATCCACGACAACCGGATTGTACTCTGTGTTCTATCCTTACAAGGGCAAATCTGTTCCTCTGAATGCTCTGGTTCAAAACGCTACCTGGGTCGTGTTCTTTCTCGTTGCTCT GTGTGTTTCTTGTTTTGCTGGGGCTATGTTGTTGTGGGCAACAATCACTGAACTCCTTCACTTGACTCACAAAGTGCACCACAACATGAACACAGACTGTCCAACTGCCAAAACTGGTCTATTTGGTGGTGCTGCCTTCATGGCCCTGAATGCTTCACTCTTCTGGCTGATTAGTCTCATGCTCACGGACAACACCAGAGACGATTACTTCGATGACGATCTGCCAGAGATTAGTAAAGGCATTGACGGTAAGGTTTACACTGTAGATTCTAATGAGAAGCAACAGATCAAAGTGCAAGAATGTCCATAG